In the genome of Alphaproteobacteria bacterium, the window GCCGTCGACGAAATAGGTCGGCGAGCCGAACACCGAACGGCGGATCGCCTCGTCCGTGTTCTCTTCATGGATGGCCTGGATTTCCGGCGACGGCGCCGCGTCGAGCAGCGGCCCCGGGTCGATGCCCGCGTCTTTTCCGAGCCGCGCCAGCGTGGCAGGGTCCGACAGATCGGCGTCGTCGCGCCAATGGGCCTCGAGCAGGCTATGGGCCAGCCGGTCGATGTCGAAGCCTCGAATGTCGGCCGCGATCAGCATGCCGTTGGGCAGGGCAAGGTCCTTGTCGTGGTGGGTCGGGCGTCGATTCATGATCGCGACCTCACGCAGTTCCGCCCAGCGTTCGATCTCGCGTCCGAAGAAGTAGGCGCGTCGTGTCGGGGACATTCCCGCGAACGGCGCCAGGCCGGTGGCGGCGATCACCCGGTTGAGGTCGATCGGGCGGTGGACGATGCGCCGCTTCGCCGCCCGCGCGATTTCCATGAGCCGAGCCGAGCCGATATAGGCGAAGGCCGAATGAGCGGCATAGAAATAT includes:
- a CDS encoding 2-hydroxychromene-2-carboxylate isomerase codes for the protein MTTIEYFYAAHSAFAYIGSARLMEIARAAKRRIVHRPIDLNRVIAATGLAPFAGMSPTRRAYFFGREIERWAELREVAIMNRRPTHHDKDLALPNGMLIAADIRGFDIDRLAHSLLEAHWRDDADLSDPATLARLGKDAGIDPGPLLDAAPSPEIQAIHEENTDEAIRRSVFGSPTYFVDGDMFYGQDRLEMVERAVERPFPESWKRA